In a genomic window of Corvus hawaiiensis isolate bCorHaw1 chromosome Z, bCorHaw1.pri.cur, whole genome shotgun sequence:
- the B4GALT1 gene encoding beta-1,4-galactosyltransferase 1 translates to MKEPSLPGTSLQRACRLLVAFCALHLSATLLYYLAGSALGPPGSPEPPPRRPPPANLSLPLSRPPPPAARARPPHAEPPPPPGPCPEPSPLLVGALRVEFSQPVNLEEVARINPEVKAGGRFAPKDCIALQKVAIIIPFRNREEHLKYWLYYLHPILQRQQLDYGVYVINQDGEEEFNRAKLLNIGFAEALKEYDYDCFVFSDVDLIPMDDRNTYKCYSQPRHLSVSMDKFGFRLPYNQYFGGVSALSKEQFTKINGFPNNYWGWGGEDDDIYNRLVFKGMGISRPDAVIGKCRMIRHSRDRKNEPNPERFDRIAHTRETMNSDGLNTLSYKVLRTDKYPLYTKITVDIGSPNS, encoded by the exons ATGAAGGAGCCGTCGCTGCCCGGCACCTCGCTGCAGCGGGCCTGCCGCCTCCTCGTCGCCTTCTGCGCCCTCCACCTCTCGGCCACGCTGCTCTACTACCTGGCGGGCAGCGCCCTGGGGCCGCCGGGCAGCCCcgagccgccgccgcgccgTCCGCCGCCCGCCAACCTCTCGCTGCCGCtctcccgcccgccgccgcccgccgcccgggcccggcccccgcacgccgagccgccgccgccgccgggcccctGCCCCGAGCCCTCCCCGCTGCTCG TTGGTGCACTACGTGTGGAGTTTTCCCAGCCCGTAAACCTGGAAGAAGTGGCAAGAATAAACCCAGAGGTCAAAGCAGGAGGTCGTTTTGCTCCGAAGGACTGTATAGCACTTCAGAAAGTAGCAATAATCATACCATTCAGGAACCGAGAGGAGCACCTGAAGTACTGGCTCTATTACCTGCACCCAATTCTCCAAAGGCAGCAACTAGATTATGGAGTGTATGTTATCAACCAG gaTGGAGAAGAAGAATTTAACCGTGCTAAACTGCTGAATATTGGATTTGCAGAGGCCCTGAAGGAGTATGACTATGATTGCTTTGTGTTTAGTGATGTAGACCTCATCCCCATGGATGACAGGAACACCTACAAATGTTATAGCCAGCCACGGCACCTCTCTGTATCCATGGATAAATTTGGATTTCG GTTGCCTTACAATCAGTATTTTGGAGGCgtgtctgccttgagcaaagagcAGTTCACAAAGATCAATGGGTTCCCAAACAATTACTGGGGCTGGGGTGGTGAAGATGATGACATTTATAACAG GCTGGTGTTTAAAGGCATGGGGATATCGCGTCCAGATGCGGTCATTGGGAAGTGCAGAATGATCCGGCATTCCCGGGACAGGAAGAATGAACCCAACCCTGAGAG GTTTGACCGAATTGCTCACACAAGGGAAACGATGAATTCTGATGGCTTAAATACACTATCCTACAAGGTGTTAAGAACTGACAAGTACCCTCTGTATACAAAGATCACAGTGGATATTGGCTCCCCCAATAGCTAA